The following proteins come from a genomic window of Chiroxiphia lanceolata isolate bChiLan1 chromosome 28, bChiLan1.pri, whole genome shotgun sequence:
- the LOC116799356 gene encoding coiled-coil domain-containing protein 81-like yields MAVATQDQTGNVSQTKMDFWDGMESVFMMPNITPTERRAVWSAVSRYVQRQLLQHKGVRVPTLGSFDVVHTETPVGDRTVTLQRPMFYLARNLGGVSNLMDNNIDLTGDKPLEPLKYAEVAVEASVSRRKAESCILGTTSLLYHCLAKGESAAFILRDVGVLLIEGRRAHMRFYPDFLEKMTGKNIQDRATLKVLQQLDLVVSREVPVASLAFTSRILIFPEFEPASLPLSLLRDHLRAWRDVPGGDKGKQTKSLPPVGRGTEGRFPGLAVPSGSTTKADKQPWHEGDEEMKDSSGVRMWPQTPPSLLCPSRKLPVIPGAAAAGKKQSGTDQAKGKPTPKGQGVSVVLAPGPEPAQGLRPRPEAFWSVLKEPQKSILAGYRFEPSLFVPPLLPEGPPALRSPVLKKTEVVARGLWPWME; encoded by the exons ATGGCTGTGGCCACTCAGGATCAAACTGGCAACGTGAGCCAGACCAAGATGGACttttgggatgggatggagtcTGTCTTCATGATGCCCAACATCACCCCCACAG AGCGAAGGGCTGTCTGGAGTGCAGTGTCCAGATACGTCCAacggcagctcctgcagcacaag ggggtCCGAGTTCCCACCCTTGGCTCCTTCGATGTGGTCCACACAGAGACCCCCGTGGGGGACAGGACTGTGACTCTCCAGAGGCCGATGTTCTACCTGGCCAGGAACCTCGGGGGAGTCTCCAATCTCATGGACAACAACATTGACCTGACTG GGGATAAGCCACTGGAGCCTCTCAAATACGCTGAGGTGGCCGTGGAGGCCTCTGTGTCCcggaggaaagcagagagctgCATCCTGGGCACCACCTCCCTGCTGTACCACTGCCTGGCCAAGGGCGAGAGCGCCGCCTTCATCCTCAGGGACGTGGGCGTGCTCCTCATCGAGGGCAGGAGGGCACACATGAGGTTCTACCCTGACTTCCTGGAGAAGATGACTGGGAAGAACATCCAGGACAGGGCTACACTCAAG GTTCTCCAGCAGCTGGACCTGGTGGTGTCCCGGGAGGTGCCCGTTGCTTCCCTGGCGTTCACGAGCCGCATCCTCATCTTTCCCGA GTTTGAACCGGCGAGTCTGCccctgtcactgctcagggaCCATCTCAGGGCCTGGAGAGATGTCCCTGGTGGGGACAAAGGGAAGCAAACAAAGAGTTTGCCACCTGTCGGGCGAGGCACGGAAG GGAGATTTCctggcctggctgtgccctctgGCTCCACCACTAAGGCAGACAAGCAGCCCTGGCACGAGGGGGATGAGGAGATGAAGGACAGCTCTGGGGTCAG GATGTGGCCCCAGACCCCTCCCAGCCTGTTGTGTCCTTCCAGGAAGCTGCCAGTgatcccaggggctgctgctgctggaaaaaagcAGTCTGGGACTGACCAAGCCAAGGGCAAACCCACCCCCAAGGGCCAAGG GGTCTCTGTCGTGCTGGCACCAGGCCctgagccagcacagggacTCAGACCACGGCCTGAGGCCTTCTGGTCGGTGCTGAAGGAGCCCCAGAAGAGCATTTTGGCGGGATACAGGTTCGAGCCCTCCCTGTTTGTGCCCCCCCTGCTCCCTGAGGGGCCCCCAGCCCTGAGGTCCCCCGTGCTGAAGAAGACAGAGGTGGTGGCCAGGGGGCTGTGGCCGTGGATGGAGTGA